From the Solanum stenotomum isolate F172 chromosome 4, ASM1918654v1, whole genome shotgun sequence genome, one window contains:
- the LOC125861735 gene encoding transcription factor MYB1-like, whose amino-acid sequence MGRKPCCSKEGLNKGAWTPLEDKILIDYIKVHGEGKWRNLPKGADLKRCGKSCRLRWLNYLRPDIKRGNISPDEEDLIIRLHKLLGNRWSLIAGRLPGRTDNEIKNYWNTNIGRRLQEGTRSGQPNRVTSSNRQRHRSSHAKSTIPNPTAQLQPNNQEHASPRDSQYSLKDIRYGGSSSSSSPCLVVHTKAIRCTKVFMSPTTSNSVVDPHETTENDNNHKVMTEENVTTNIVTSSSSSFSISSLSEQVPQQQPPVSESYSPTNLSVETENYNFNFMFGFDVDDPFLAELLNAPDLRDQILENSTTSSTIVNGDQELGDINNSNKNERQRSYFPSSSSQIAIFSEETQHNDLELWINGFSSC is encoded by the exons ATGGGTAGAAAGCCTTGTTGTTCTAAAGAAGGATTAAACAAAGGGGCATGGACTCCTTTGGAGGATAAAATTTTAATAGATTATATCAAAGTTCATGGTGAAGGAAAATGGAGAAATCTTCCCAAAGGAGCTG ATCTTAAAAGATGTGGAAAGAGTTGTAGACTAAGGTGGCTAAATTATCTAAGGCCAGACATCAAGAGGGGAAATATAAGTCCAGATGAAGAAGATCTCATAATCAGACTTCATAAGCTTCTTGGAAACAG ATGGTCTCTGATAGCCGGAAGGCTACCAGGACGAACAGACAATGAAATCAAGAACTATTGGAACACCAACATTGGGAGAAGACTTCAAGAAGGAACACGTTCTGGTCAACCAAATCGCGTAACATCTTCAAATCGTCAACGCCATCGTTCTAGTCATGCAAAATCAACCATACCAAATCCAACTGCCCAACTACAACCAAATAATCAAGAACATGCAAGTCCTCGGGATTCACAATATTCGCTAAAGGACATTAGATACGGGGGATCATCGTCCTCCTCCTCCCCGTGTTTGGTTGTCCACACAAAGGCAATCAGGTGCACTAAAGTTTTTATGAGTCCTACTACTAGTAATTCAGTAGTAGACCCACATGAGACTACTGAAAATGATAACAATCACAAGGTAATGACAGAGGAAAACGTGACAACTAATATTGTaacatcttcatcatcatcgtTCTCAATTTCATCATTGTCCGAGCAAGTACCACAACAACAACCACCAGTATCAGAATCATATTCGCCAACAAATTTGTCCGTTGAAACGGAGAATTATaactttaatttcatgtttGGTTTCGATGTTGACGATCCTTTTCTAGCTGAGCTTCTTAATGCACCTGATTTACGTGACCAAATTTTGGAAAATAGTACTACTAGTAGTACTATTGTTAATGGTGATCAAGAACTTGGTGACATTAATAATTCCAACAAAAATGAAAGGCAAAGAAGCtattttccttcaagttctaGTCAAATTGCAATTTTCTCAGAAGAGACGCAACATAACGATTTGGAACTTTGGATTAACGGGTTCTCATCttgttaa
- the LOC125861755 gene encoding protein ELF4-LIKE 3-like produces the protein MEDVVFSCTGNGIQVDRKVVQTLQKNFVQVQNILDQNRLLINEINQNHESTIPDNLTRNVGLIRELNNNIRRVVDLYADLSSSVTTSMEAFSEGESNNANQSDQRDGQKRIRSS, from the coding sequence ATGGAAGACGTTGTATTCTCGTGTACTGGTAATGGAATTCAAGTGGACCGCAAAGTTGTTCAGACATTGCAAAAGAATTTTGTGCAAGTGCAGAACATTTTGGATCAAAACAGGTTGTTAATCAACGAGATCAACCAGAACCACGAGTCAACAATCCCAGATAACTTGACTCGAAATGTTGGTCTAATTAGAGAGCTAAATAACAATATTAGAAGAGTAGTTGATCTCTATGCTGATCTTTCCAGTTCTGTTACCACATCTATGGAGGCTTTCTCCGAGGGTGAATCAAACAATGCTAATCAATCAGATCAAAGAGACGGTCAGAAGAGAATTAGGTCCAGCTGA